Proteins from one Pontibacter korlensis genomic window:
- a CDS encoding TetR/AcrR family transcriptional regulator has translation MSDKDESIKAEILEQAQKLFRHYGLAKTTMEDIAKAAGKGKSTLYYYYKSKDEIFDEVVTKEMNEVFRILQEEVGKVQTAEEKLFTFSLTKFKILKERANLFKVIRGDIEANMQRLLELNRRFEAREISLVRGVLRYGLESGEFAQYAAEDIDTLAFAMVCSFRGIEVGLLVEDKFADFEGRMEVLHNITMRGLKA, from the coding sequence ATGAGTGATAAAGACGAAAGTATAAAGGCAGAGATTCTGGAACAGGCTCAGAAGCTTTTCAGGCACTATGGCTTGGCTAAAACCACTATGGAGGATATTGCCAAAGCGGCAGGAAAGGGAAAAAGTACGCTATACTATTACTATAAAAGCAAAGATGAAATCTTTGACGAAGTAGTAACAAAAGAGATGAACGAGGTTTTCCGTATCCTGCAAGAGGAAGTAGGAAAGGTGCAGACCGCTGAAGAGAAGTTGTTTACTTTTAGCCTTACCAAGTTTAAGATATTAAAAGAAAGAGCTAATCTGTTTAAGGTGATTCGAGGTGATATCGAGGCTAATATGCAGCGGTTGCTAGAACTTAACAGAAGGTTTGAGGCAAGGGAGATTAGTTTAGTACGGGGAGTATTAAGGTATGGGCTGGAGAGTGGAGAGTTTGCGCAATATGCTGCTGAGGATATCGATACCTTGGCATTTGCTATGGTGTGCTCGTTTAGAGGTATCGAGGTAGGCTTGTTGGTAGAGGATAAGTTTGCAGACTTTGAGGGTAGAATGGAGGTTCTTCATAATATCACAATGCGAGGTTTAAAAGCCTAA
- a CDS encoding NAD-dependent epimerase/dehydratase family protein, which yields MKERVLITGASGFVGYHLIEAALQSGLEVHAAVRPSSEVAHLKPFDIQYTSLDYTDAEALVEELEEKQYHYIIHAAGTTKAKNALAYTRINAGYTKALGQAAAGAKIPLKKFVFLSSLAALGPITYQDMKPIDEQSMAKPVTDYGRSKLLAEKHLSEIERLPLVVLRPTAVYGPREKDIFILFKTLNSGLDPYISKQAQRLSFIYVKDLAKAVIQALGLKEHHVTYNLSDGNCYDRYALANITKRVLGKKAVRFHLPMIVVRVVAQVLEAAFASRSKVPALNKEKLNELTAENWNCSIEKISKEMGYVPEYDLEKGLVQTLQWYKENSWL from the coding sequence ATGAAAGAACGAGTACTGATTACCGGGGCAAGTGGCTTTGTAGGCTACCATCTGATTGAGGCGGCGCTTCAGTCTGGCCTGGAGGTACATGCTGCCGTGCGGCCATCCAGTGAGGTGGCACACCTAAAGCCTTTTGATATTCAGTACACCTCGCTCGATTATACAGATGCCGAGGCTTTGGTAGAGGAACTGGAGGAGAAGCAGTATCACTACATCATCCATGCGGCAGGTACTACCAAGGCAAAAAATGCATTGGCTTACACAAGAATAAATGCTGGCTACACTAAGGCCCTGGGCCAAGCGGCAGCCGGAGCAAAAATCCCGCTCAAAAAATTTGTCTTCCTCAGCAGCCTGGCAGCGCTTGGGCCGATTACCTACCAGGACATGAAGCCTATCGATGAGCAAAGTATGGCTAAGCCTGTGACAGACTACGGCAGGAGCAAGCTTCTGGCAGAGAAACATCTTTCAGAGATAGAACGCCTGCCCCTGGTGGTATTAAGACCTACGGCAGTATACGGGCCTCGTGAGAAAGACATTTTCATACTCTTCAAAACGCTCAACAGTGGCCTAGACCCCTACATCAGCAAGCAGGCGCAGCGGCTTAGCTTTATCTATGTAAAGGACCTGGCAAAGGCAGTTATACAGGCTTTGGGGTTGAAGGAACACCATGTAACCTACAACCTGTCTGATGGGAATTGCTACGACCGCTATGCGCTGGCTAATATTACGAAGCGGGTGCTGGGTAAGAAGGCTGTCCGCTTTCATTTGCCGATGATAGTGGTGAGGGTAGTTGCCCAGGTGCTGGAAGCAGCATTTGCGAGTCGAAGTAAAGTACCTGCCCTAAACAAGGAAAAGCTAAACGAGCTTACCGCCGAGAACTGGAACTGCAGCATCGAAAAGATCAGCAAAGAGATGGGCTATGTGCCAGAGTATGACTTAGAAAAAGGGCTGGTACAGACGCTGCAGTGGTATAAGGAAAACAGTTGGTTATAA
- the spt gene encoding serine palmitoyltransferase, giving the protein MGKILQYKILAREKSAAYHAAERAQAQGAYPYFRSIESAQDTEVIIGGKKVLMFGSNAYLGLTNHPKVKEAAMKAIELYGTGCAGSRFLNGTLDIHLELESRLAEFVGKDAAIVFSTGYQVNLGVISSLTGRNDYIILDEYNHASIIDGSRLSFSKVLKYRHNDMQDLEQKLSKLPADAIKLIVVDGVFSMEGDIVRLPELVALAERYGGSIMVDDAHGLGVIGDRGAGTASHFGLTDQVDLIMGTFSKSLASLGGFIASDHDTIQYLKHHARSLIFSASMSPASVASTLAALEVIQSEPERIAQLWANTNYALELLEAAGLELGPTETPIIPIYVRDNDRTFQVTKVLQDRGIFVNPVVAPAVPADSTLIRLSIMATHTFSQIEEAVGKISDAFRLIGVNPSYEASPAS; this is encoded by the coding sequence ATGGGCAAAATACTACAATATAAAATTCTGGCCCGCGAAAAAAGTGCTGCATATCACGCAGCCGAAAGAGCACAGGCACAGGGAGCGTACCCTTACTTCAGGTCTATCGAGTCTGCGCAGGACACGGAAGTAATTATCGGGGGAAAGAAGGTGCTGATGTTCGGGTCGAATGCCTATCTGGGACTTACGAATCATCCCAAAGTCAAGGAGGCTGCCATGAAGGCCATCGAGCTGTACGGTACGGGCTGCGCCGGATCCCGCTTTCTGAACGGCACCCTGGACATACACCTGGAGCTGGAAAGCAGGCTCGCTGAGTTTGTGGGCAAGGACGCGGCCATCGTGTTCAGCACTGGCTATCAGGTAAATCTGGGGGTTATCTCAAGCCTCACGGGCCGTAACGATTATATTATCCTGGACGAGTACAACCATGCCTCTATCATAGACGGGAGCCGCCTTTCCTTCTCCAAGGTGCTTAAGTACCGGCACAACGACATGCAGGACCTGGAGCAGAAGCTCAGCAAACTTCCTGCAGATGCCATCAAGCTGATCGTGGTGGATGGCGTGTTCAGCATGGAGGGGGATATTGTGAGGCTGCCCGAGTTGGTAGCGCTGGCAGAGCGCTATGGTGGCAGCATCATGGTGGATGACGCACACGGGCTTGGGGTAATAGGAGACAGGGGAGCGGGTACCGCCTCCCACTTCGGCCTTACCGACCAGGTGGACCTGATCATGGGCACGTTCAGCAAGTCATTGGCCTCGTTGGGAGGTTTTATCGCCAGTGACCATGACACCATTCAGTACCTGAAGCACCACGCCCGGTCGCTGATCTTTAGCGCCAGTATGTCGCCTGCATCTGTCGCCAGCACCCTGGCTGCCCTTGAGGTGATTCAGAGCGAACCGGAGCGGATAGCGCAGCTTTGGGCAAACACGAATTATGCGCTGGAGCTCCTGGAGGCAGCTGGTCTGGAGCTGGGGCCGACCGAGACTCCGATCATACCTATCTACGTGCGAGACAATGACCGTACCTTCCAGGTGACAAAGGTGCTGCAGGACAGGGGAATTTTTGTAAACCCGGTTGTGGCTCCTGCCGTGCCTGCAGACTCCACCCTTATCAGGCTCTCTATCATGGCCACCCATACTTTCAGCCAGATAGAGGAGGCAGTTGGCAAAATATCGGATGCATTCAGATTGATCGGAGTTAACCCTAGCTATGAAGCAAGTCCTGCCAGTTAA
- a CDS encoding mechanosensitive ion channel family protein has protein sequence MSGFIKAVAREDYAKAANFLRVDPSLQENQDETKLAQALQRLLDQSGTIFPYSLISNDTEGNQEDNLGPNLERVGTATVNGESFDLMLEKVEDSTGAPVWQFSSQTVSRIPLKAGEEISTPLVNKLSPYVLEENKWGGVPVSHWLAILILLIVAYFIAWGITRLVLVVTPIFWHRARTEPTAGIVKAFTLPLRICLTVWVFVAASQQVGLSIIVRQRFSEVTFIVFMAAVLLLLWRLIDATTQFTGRRLAHRNNMAGVSAVLFVRRAFKLALMVIGCIILLDSFGFDVTTGIAALGIGGIALALGAQKTVENFVGSVTLIADQPVRVGDFCKVGDTVGTVEQIGMRSTRIRTLERTIVTIPNGEFSSLKIENYAHRDRFWFHPKFGLRFETSPDQMRYLLVELRKILYAHPKVDPDPARIRFTEIGADSLNLEIFAYVNAIDFNQFLEIQEDLYLRMMDVIEESGTGFAFPSQTLYIAKDQGVSKDKTTEAEEQVRKWRKTGNMQIPNFTPEHISKLSNTIPYPPEGSIMRSKTS, from the coding sequence GTGTCAGGATTCATAAAAGCTGTAGCAAGAGAAGACTATGCTAAGGCCGCCAACTTCTTAAGGGTAGACCCATCGCTACAAGAAAACCAGGATGAGACAAAACTGGCACAGGCTTTACAGCGCTTACTGGATCAAAGCGGAACAATATTTCCATACTCTCTCATAAGTAATGACACGGAAGGGAATCAAGAAGACAACCTAGGGCCAAACCTGGAGCGTGTGGGCACAGCCACCGTTAATGGGGAGAGCTTCGATTTGATGCTGGAAAAAGTAGAGGACTCAACTGGTGCTCCTGTCTGGCAGTTTTCTTCTCAAACAGTTAGCAGAATACCGCTTAAGGCCGGAGAAGAGATAAGTACTCCCTTAGTAAATAAACTTTCACCATACGTCTTAGAAGAAAATAAGTGGGGAGGCGTGCCAGTAAGTCATTGGCTGGCTATACTGATTCTCCTGATAGTAGCTTATTTTATAGCCTGGGGTATCACAAGGTTAGTTCTTGTTGTCACACCTATATTTTGGCATAGAGCACGGACTGAGCCCACAGCCGGCATCGTAAAGGCTTTCACCTTACCGCTCAGGATTTGCCTTACCGTCTGGGTTTTTGTTGCAGCCAGCCAGCAGGTAGGCTTATCTATTATCGTTCGCCAGCGGTTCAGCGAAGTTACCTTCATCGTGTTTATGGCTGCAGTGCTACTGCTTCTTTGGCGCCTAATTGATGCTACAACTCAATTTACGGGGAGAAGGCTTGCACACCGGAACAACATGGCAGGAGTATCTGCTGTGCTTTTTGTACGCCGCGCCTTTAAACTAGCTCTTATGGTCATAGGTTGTATCATCTTGCTGGATTCCTTCGGATTTGACGTTACAACAGGTATAGCCGCACTGGGTATTGGTGGTATCGCCCTAGCCTTGGGTGCACAAAAGACAGTAGAGAACTTTGTTGGCAGTGTTACACTTATAGCGGATCAACCCGTACGTGTTGGGGATTTCTGTAAAGTAGGCGACACAGTAGGCACAGTAGAGCAGATAGGTATGCGCTCTACACGCATTCGTACACTCGAGCGTACTATCGTTACCATTCCGAACGGTGAGTTTTCATCTCTCAAGATTGAGAACTATGCGCATCGCGATCGCTTCTGGTTTCATCCAAAGTTCGGCCTGCGCTTCGAGACAAGCCCAGATCAGATGCGGTACCTACTGGTAGAGCTTCGTAAAATATTGTATGCCCACCCAAAAGTGGACCCTGATCCGGCCAGAATACGCTTTACTGAGATTGGAGCTGACTCCCTGAATTTAGAGATTTTTGCCTATGTAAATGCCATCGACTTTAACCAGTTTCTGGAGATACAGGAGGACTTATACCTGCGCATGATGGATGTGATTGAAGAAAGCGGCACCGGTTTCGCCTTCCCTTCGCAGACACTGTACATAGCAAAGGACCAGGGAGTGTCGAAAGACAAAACGACAGAAGCCGAAGAGCAGGTTCGCAAGTGGCGGAAAACAGGCAATATGCAGATTCCTAATTTTACTCCTGAGCATATCAGCAAGCTCAGCAATACAATACCATATCCACCTGAAGGATCAATTATGCGAAGCAAAACCTCTTAG
- a CDS encoding PAS domain-containing sensor histidine kinase, translating into MKPDKRLGVFEKMINTSLDLFGSTDQHGYIQYVNNAFKVILGYESREMLGRHFYDFIHPDDVQASSKATQKLLKSKAKITLSNRYIHKDGRVVHIEWAGAWSEDVDLICFVGRDVTEQKVGQQKLYEKEERHRVLVEHGSDMLALFDENVVFTYSSGSTERILGYTHGQLIGVSALELIHPDDLDFVQQKLEQVLATEGHTTMSDFRFKHASGEWRRLETTISNQLHNSAVRALVTSSRDVTERFANEQRLLESEQRFKAMFEENPDTVLIEDKDGFVLDANHAAEAHIGLPKSEIIHRHITNFIPPDAVEVCMHHLKEAFSGKIVKFVLKADFDGYGYKVLDITKIPVNVNGKVIAVHSILKNITDITNYQDTLKEHARKLTNIFESITDAFCTIDRNWTYTYVNSEFERQTKLKKENFIGRSFFDIYPEGTDTVFYDKYRHAMETGNTIHFDAYSDQLGLWLNVKAYPSEDGLSIYFSDITEKVKAQKELQKLSLVANNTTNGVIITDSSRRIEWVNESFTKLTGYTLEEAIGKRPSDLLHRELIDTQSFDLVKEDMLRGKPVSFDIQNVKKNGELTWLSVQINPVFNESNELSKFITIQTDISDKKKAEQELEKLSLVASKVNSSVLILDKELKIEWVNDGFSRLTGYCFEEAIGKVPFELLHSKDADVKPYKVLREKMITGLPAEVEILYRKKTGEDIWVSVQVNPIYDESGNLLRFVNLQTDITDKVKARKELEKLSLVASKTDNGVIITDAEGLTEWVNEGFTKITGYTLPEIMGKKPGALLQGQETEESTVKMMSERIQQGLHTNATLINYRKSGEKFWVSMDITPIFGEDGKVTQFIAIQQDATMMKEAEANLVKLTQDLYKQNSDLLQFTYIVSHNLRSPVANALGLTGLLSRVPKDSPLFDKALDNLNQSVVQLDGVLRDVSMILSIRDSKGTLEKELIDVKTVIQQALSSLEEPLKSCGGTVIDSISEGLNVRANKAYIYSIFYNLLSNAIKYRSDQRPLEVQIRSFGNFEKGILISVSDNGSGFDLKQANDNVFKLYKRFHADKKGKGIGLYLVKTHLEAMGGHVEVASQVNKGTRFLIYLPKA; encoded by the coding sequence ATGAAGCCTGACAAGCGCCTTGGTGTATTCGAGAAAATGATCAACACCTCCCTGGACCTCTTTGGGAGTACAGATCAGCACGGCTACATCCAATATGTGAACAATGCTTTCAAAGTAATCTTAGGATATGAAAGTAGAGAAATGCTAGGCAGGCATTTTTACGACTTTATACACCCAGATGATGTCCAAGCAAGTAGCAAAGCCACACAGAAACTACTCAAAAGCAAAGCGAAGATTACACTAAGCAACCGCTATATACATAAAGACGGTCGTGTTGTACATATTGAGTGGGCTGGTGCATGGTCAGAAGACGTTGACCTTATTTGCTTTGTTGGCCGAGACGTGACCGAGCAGAAGGTAGGCCAGCAAAAGCTTTATGAAAAGGAAGAACGCCATAGAGTATTGGTAGAGCATGGTTCCGATATGCTGGCCCTGTTCGATGAAAATGTAGTGTTTACCTATAGCAGTGGTTCCACAGAACGCATTTTGGGCTATACTCATGGGCAGCTGATTGGGGTAAGCGCTTTAGAGCTTATTCACCCCGATGATCTAGACTTTGTACAGCAGAAGCTAGAGCAGGTACTGGCTACAGAGGGACACACCACCATGTCGGACTTCAGGTTTAAGCATGCTAGTGGAGAGTGGAGGCGTCTTGAAACAACCATCAGTAATCAGCTACATAATTCTGCCGTAAGAGCACTGGTTACAAGTTCGCGGGATGTAACTGAGCGATTCGCAAACGAGCAGCGGCTTCTGGAAAGTGAGCAGCGCTTCAAAGCCATGTTTGAGGAAAACCCTGATACTGTTCTTATAGAGGACAAGGACGGCTTTGTGTTAGATGCTAACCATGCAGCAGAGGCTCATATTGGTCTACCTAAATCAGAAATCATACATCGTCACATTACCAACTTCATCCCACCTGATGCAGTGGAAGTATGTATGCATCATCTAAAGGAAGCTTTTAGTGGCAAGATTGTTAAGTTTGTTTTAAAAGCTGACTTTGATGGCTATGGCTATAAAGTGCTTGATATCACTAAGATTCCTGTAAATGTTAATGGTAAGGTGATAGCCGTTCACTCTATCCTGAAGAACATCACGGACATCACTAATTACCAGGATACTTTAAAGGAACATGCCAGAAAACTTACAAACATCTTTGAAAGTATAACTGACGCCTTCTGTACTATCGACAGAAACTGGACATATACTTATGTAAACAGTGAGTTCGAACGGCAGACAAAGCTTAAGAAAGAAAACTTTATAGGCAGAAGCTTTTTTGATATATATCCTGAAGGCACAGACACCGTTTTCTACGATAAGTACCGGCATGCCATGGAAACGGGGAATACAATTCATTTCGATGCCTACTCAGACCAACTTGGTTTGTGGCTTAACGTAAAAGCCTATCCGTCTGAGGATGGCCTGTCCATCTACTTCAGCGATATTACAGAGAAAGTAAAAGCGCAGAAAGAGCTCCAGAAACTGTCACTAGTAGCCAATAACACTACTAATGGTGTTATCATCACTGATTCATCTCGCAGAATTGAATGGGTAAATGAAAGTTTCACAAAGCTTACTGGCTATACTCTGGAGGAAGCCATAGGCAAAAGGCCGTCAGATCTATTACATAGAGAACTGATTGACACACAAAGTTTTGATCTTGTCAAAGAAGACATGCTCCGCGGCAAGCCTGTCTCGTTCGACATACAGAATGTCAAAAAGAATGGGGAGTTAACCTGGCTGTCTGTTCAGATAAATCCTGTGTTTAACGAAAGCAATGAACTTTCTAAGTTCATCACCATTCAAACCGATATCTCTGATAAAAAGAAAGCGGAACAGGAGCTGGAGAAGCTGTCGTTAGTGGCTAGCAAGGTAAACAGTAGTGTTCTTATCTTAGACAAAGAGTTAAAGATAGAATGGGTTAACGACGGCTTTAGCCGACTAACAGGTTATTGCTTTGAGGAGGCGATTGGCAAGGTGCCATTTGAATTGCTGCACAGCAAGGATGCCGATGTTAAACCCTATAAGGTGTTGCGGGAAAAAATGATTACTGGCTTGCCTGCTGAAGTAGAAATCCTCTACCGAAAGAAGACAGGAGAAGACATTTGGGTATCGGTGCAAGTCAATCCAATCTATGATGAAAGCGGCAATCTTTTAAGGTTTGTTAACCTGCAGACAGATATCACAGATAAGGTTAAAGCCAGAAAAGAGCTGGAGAAGCTTTCGCTGGTGGCCAGCAAAACGGATAATGGCGTTATCATTACAGATGCAGAAGGGTTAACAGAATGGGTAAACGAAGGCTTTACAAAAATAACAGGCTATACCCTTCCTGAGATTATGGGCAAGAAACCTGGAGCCTTACTACAAGGCCAGGAAACGGAGGAGAGTACTGTCAAGATGATGAGCGAGAGAATTCAGCAGGGCCTCCACACAAATGCTACGCTCATCAACTACAGAAAATCAGGAGAGAAATTCTGGGTATCAATGGATATCACACCAATATTTGGTGAAGATGGAAAGGTAACGCAATTTATTGCCATTCAGCAGGACGCCACTATGATGAAAGAGGCTGAGGCCAACTTAGTGAAACTTACGCAGGATCTCTATAAGCAAAACAGTGATCTGCTGCAGTTCACCTACATTGTGTCCCATAACTTACGCTCACCGGTTGCGAATGCTTTGGGTCTTACTGGACTGTTGTCTCGGGTTCCCAAAGACTCCCCTCTCTTCGACAAAGCCCTTGATAACCTGAATCAAAGTGTAGTACAGCTAGATGGTGTTCTGCGCGATGTGAGTATGATCTTAAGCATCAGAGACAGCAAAGGCACTTTAGAAAAAGAGCTGATAGATGTAAAAACTGTAATTCAGCAGGCACTATCTTCTTTGGAAGAGCCTCTTAAAAGCTGTGGAGGGACAGTTATTGATAGCATAAGCGAAGGCTTGAATGTAAGAGCAAATAAAGCCTACATTTACAGCATCTTCTATAACCTCCTGTCTAACGCCATCAAGTACAGATCTGATCAGCGCCCACTTGAGGTCCAGATCAGAAGCTTCGGAAATTTTGAGAAAGGTATACTTATCTCTGTTTCTGATAACGGCTCAGGATTTGATTTGAAGCAGGCCAATGACAATGTTTTTAAGCTCTACAAGCGCTTTCACGCGGATAAGAAGGGCAAAGGCATCGGACTGTACCTGGTTAAAACACACTTGGAAGCAATGGGTGGCCATGTGGAAGTAGCCAGCCAAGTTAACAAAGGAACCAGATTTTTGATATACTTACCAAAGGCTTAG